Proteins encoded together in one Mugil cephalus isolate CIBA_MC_2020 chromosome 16, CIBA_Mcephalus_1.1, whole genome shotgun sequence window:
- the tfam gene encoding transcription factor A, mitochondrial, whose product MAPCSLMTASVSLLAKSFSVFSCTSTLARCTGVLPAAYFNTVKCFTTQIKPPPKRPLNGYMRYYLQQKSLVMQQNPESKSVDIVRKIAHQWRMLSPEQKQPFQEASLKANEQFKLDIERYKAQLTPAQLQQQALEKRQRMTKRKAIRRKKELTNLGKPKRPRSAFNIFMSEHFQEASGATLPAKMKSLMDDWKNLFSHQKQIYTQLAEDDKIRYKNEMKAWEDHMVEIGREDLLRDKTRAAKKKLATKSRATKKIVKKAKPAKEAAAKGKSKTTAKTKKISSVKTVPQGSTKKT is encoded by the exons GTGTACCGGTGTTCTTCCAGCTGCCTATTTcaacacagtgaaatgtttcaccactcagATCAAACCCCCTCCAAAGAGACCTCTGAATGGATACATGAGATATTATTTGCAGCAGAAGTCATTAGTGATGCAACAAAATCCAG AAAGCAAATCTGTGGATATCGTAAGGAAGATCGCCCACCAGTGGAGAATGTTGAGCCCAGAACAGAAACAG CCATTTCAGGAAGCCTCTTTGAAAGCCAATGAGCAGTTCAAGTTGGACATTGAGCGCTACAAGGCACAACTTACTCCTGCACAGCTCCAGCAACAAGCACTGGAAAAGAGGCAGAGGATGACCAAGAGGAAGGCCATCCGAAGGAAGAAG GAGTTGACCAACCTGGGGAAACCCAAACGCCCTCGCTCTGCGTTCAACATCTTCATGTCAGAGCACTTTCAGGAGGCCAGTGGAGCCACGTTGCCG GCAAAGATGAAATCACTGATGGACGACTGGAAGAATCTGTTCAGTCATCAGAAACAG ATCTACACACAGCTCGCAGAAGATGACAAAATCCGCTACAAGAACGAGATGAAGGCATGGGAGGACCACATGGTGGAGATTGGACGAGAAGACCTACTCCGAGATAAGACCCGGGCAGCCAAGAAGAAACTTGCTACTAAAAGTCGAGCAACCAAGAAAATAGTGAAGAAAGCCAAACCAGCAAAAGAAGCTGCTGCAAAAGGAAAGTCAAAAACAACCGCGAAAACCAAGAAAATTAGCTCTGTAAAAACTGTGCCTCAAGGCTCCACTAAGAAGACATAA